The genome window tatataaagcatataatatatatgtgtgtataatATATACGTGTGCGTGCGTGTGCGTGTGtgcttgtgtgtgtgtgcgcgtgcgcgtaatatatatatatatatatatatatatatatatatattatatgcttTACTTTactcttctattttttcatatagAATCAAAGTAAACCAAAAGAGTAGAAAGAATGATTTAACTTCagttataaaaaagaaggaataatttttaaaaaatatgaaagattttgttccaattaatattaatataatacaaaaatagtACATTGATTTCAAAGTATATTGTGTTTTGAATTGCAAtgcaatattttgattttttaagtattttatacaataatttcAATTCAAGTTTCACTCTAGAATTCacataaatgttaaaaaaaatgaggtatAAAATATACACGCACGGTCATAGTTAAACAtagaagaaaacataaaaaatgatggAGAAAAAAGTTACTCAATTAAAACGAGTTCATCCATTTAAGTAaggatgtatttatttttaattaatttcataggCTAAGTTTTTCTTATACTTTATTAAATAACACATAATAGATATATTTTACAAACAAATTCACTTTAGATAAGAAGTAATAATGGTTCAATGAGATATTATTCTCacattttgtaaaattgatattaatgtAGCAAATTATATGTAGTAAAttggtaaaaattattttgactaTTGAATACTATCTGATCATCATATGAACGAAATAAATACTAATTCTAGATGAGTCTCTAAAATGtagatatcaaaataaataatatttttcacttGAGAATATAATTTTGTCCTacattttaaacttaattaatgCTAACTTATGTGTTTCAAACTTATAATAAAAGAAGGTGGAGAACCAAATATACCTCAACTTGAGAACCTAAAACAACACGCTTGTCAGCACATGCAAGCACATTACAAATGACATTCCAACCGCACATTAATTTTAAGCTAATTAAGATGTttgtctaaattaattttaattataaattttatattcaaacGTATTACagggaaaataaattaattttagaagtTAATGCATGTTTAGTTTCGTGTCTAACTTTTCGTACCCACGTATAATAAGTGCATGCTTCACCCAAACACGCTAGCTATGAGCCACATGAAGCCTGTCTCACTTCCTATGACAAGGTTTATTGAGCCAGTCATCGGCATGACATGAGATGAAACTAAGATTTCATAATACAAAgcattatatgttttattacaGCCAAAGCTAACAGTGATTTGCCCCATAACAAAAAGCATACTTCACCTGCAGTTTTGgtgatttcataataaatagcATAAAACCACTCACTTATGCATAAGTTACATAAAACAACTCACACATGCCACCAAGACATGTGTTTATTACAGCCAAAGTCAAGTGACTTGCCCCATAATTCACCTATAGTTTCTGTAGACAGGAGAATACATGCAGCTCTCAGCATACTTGACAAGATTCTGAGGACGAGGGAGACGAGTAGCCAAgcctaaaaaaagttaaaacaataGTCAGTTTCTAAACATGCCATGATGAGAGACAGATAGGTGTTGTGACAATGAGTACAAACCTAGCTCATATGCCTTGCCAGCTACACTTGCTGCTATGTTAGCTGAAATTTCTCTGATGTTAGAGAATGGTGGATAAATCAAGCCCTTTTCGTAGTTCTCGTTGGACACTAGTTTAGCCAAGGCTTCCGCTGTAAATTACACAAGAATAATGCTGAAAATTCCTTTGTGAAAAGCATGATTCAGATCACAAGTAAAAATACTTGCGTaaacaaatcaaagaaaatgtgCAGTGGAACCACTATATCCAACAATGGAAGAAGTTTAGAAGTGAAACAAAGAGGATACAAAGAAGTGAAAGAACAAAACATCATGTTTGTTGAATGTATTAATTTGTTATCCACTTACAAGCTGCTAGAAGCATATCATCATGCACTCTGATTGCTCCTGAGATTACCAACCCCAGACCAAAGCCCGGGAAAATGTAAGCATTGTTGGCCTGAATGGACAAGGCATTGGAGCAAGACTTAGATATAATGTTGTTGTGTATAACTAAATAGGAGAGGTGTTCATGAAGGTGGAGAAGATTGCAAAACCTGGCCAGAATAGTACACTTTGCCCTTGTATTCTACAGGATCAAATGGACTTCCACTAGCAAAAATTGCACGACCCTATGTTTTGAAGACGAGAGAAGATAAGTTGTGGGAATAATaatgcatcatttgcatcaaatcaatgAAATCTCAACCAGTTCGAGAGACAGATGTTGTTGTCTCTTATTTTACCTCACTCCATTGATAAGCCTCTTCAGCTGTACACTCAGACTGTGAAGTTGGATTGGAGAGAGCCAGGACAAGAGGTTTCTGCAAGCCAAGCATGATGGTTCCTATCAAGATTTTCTATCTAAAGAATCACACAGATATTCATGTGCAAGAAGAGATAAGAGTTTACTTCATTTATAGAAGTCACAGCCTCAATTACTTCCTTTGTAAATGTTTTTCCCACTCCTGATGACCCAATCAAAACTGTAGGCTTGATTACCTGAAGATGTAACCTAATTAAGGATAGAGACACAAGAAAACACAACCTACAGCAAGTCATAAACAAGCATAGTTTGACACCTTAACAGCTTCTAAGAGACTGCCTACAGGCTCATGCTCATGAGCCCAAGGCTGCTTGAAGTGTTGAAGTGAAGCCTTTCTTGAACCAACAATCAAACCctgcaagagaaaaaaaataaatactaaagaGAAGcttaaactattaaaataaaaaataacacaaattaaactaaaatgtaATATGTACTAATTTTCGTGAAACCCATCATGATTTTCCACTACCTTTGAGTCTACAAGCCATATCTTCTTGCGAGTCTCCTCTATAGGTGTCTTTGTCTGCGCgagaaataaatataagaaaattaacaatttcaatttataaactGACTCAAGAAATCAGCATGATCACTTTATAAagtataaacaataaataaCTTATTCACCTGCTTTGACATCTCAAGAGCTATTAGTTCTGCTATTCCAGTTCCTGcctaaaaaacataaagaaaataaatcagaCAATCTTGCCAATTACAGACAACAAGTGATGTGTGAGACTGTGCATTCATAAGGCACAAAACAAgaagtataaaaataagaaagtgggtgtttaaaagtatacaaaactatgCACTACTTATTCTATTCCACTGGTTGTTTGCCTTTGCCTCAGCAGCATGAAAATATGCATAGATATTAAGcaagaaaaaagggaaaaatacctCTCCAGCACCAAGAAACAAGAATGTGTGGTCAGCCAGAGTACCTCCAATGAGCTTCAAGGCTGCCACAACCCCAGCAAGAACAACAGATGCAGTCCCCTGAGACAATAAGGCATTAACAATTAGAACACAACAATCTTCAAGATGTATGTGTCAGCCTTTATGCAACTTAGTACCTGAATATCATCGTTGAAAACAAGATGAGTTGTGCCATATTTTGCAAGCAACTCAAAAGCATTGTGGTTTGCAAAATCTTCAAACTGCAGAAAATCAATTTAAACAGTCAGATACAAAGATTGGATGAGCTCAGAAATCTTAAGAATCAATCAAAAAATTTGCGACCTGAACAAGAACTTTTTCTCCATAGTTTTGCTTGACAGCAGTCATGAACTCGTGCAAAAGTTCAGAATATTCCTAAGAAGAAAGCAGAAACCAAATTGCATCAAGATTAATCCAACTTAAAAGGATGCAGATAAAATCCATATGTGTTATTATGTTAGTCATACCAACCTGCCCAGTTGCCCTCTTTTGTCTAAGCCCAATGTAAAACTCATCATTTAGTAATTTCTCATTGTTTGTCCCCACATCAATCGTAATAGGCAAACACTAGccacagaaaaagaaagaaaacatcaCTACACGACTCACAAGAGTGAACTCAATTATAATATTACTCAATAATCTCAATGTTCCAAAAAGAGAAAGGAGACatataatgatataataataagaatataagaaaatatctaAAGTGCTTACTGCTGATGGTCTAACTCCTCCTAGTGCTGTGTACAAGGCCAATTTACCAACAGGAATTCCCATCCCCTAAAGCACATTCAACATCATTATGTGAAGAGTAAATCATCCACTTTCAACAGATATCTTGATAACTTGCATGATAGTTTTTCATATCAatgaatttgattcttatgGGGAAAATATTCAAGTGAAATACCTGACATCCAAGATCCCCAAGTCCCAAAATTCGTTCACCATCTGTTACAACAATAACTTGAATACTTTTCTCAGGCCAGTTTTTCAATACTTCAAGAATCTTCCCCCTAAAAAAGGCCAACAGCTTAATGACCCTGCATTAAAATGTAGTCCAAAATTGCATACATACAAACCACATGAATAAAGAAATTTATACTTCTCTTTCAAACTTATGAAAAGACCCTGAGGACGCTTGAAGATGCTCCCATATTTCTGGCAAGCCTCACCAACAACAGGAGTATACACAATTGGGAGTAGTTCCTCAACATTATCAATTAGAAGTTTGTAAAACAGCCTTTCATTTGTCTCCTGCGTACCAGCACAACATGTTTCACTTTTCAATTTTCAGAACTAGAGGAACAATATTTTCCATGTTCCCTTGATAAAATTCAATGGCATCGGAGTCTTTAGGTTCTATTTTTTAGTTCAAGGAACCATAATAAAAGGAGAAAAGAAGAGATAAtgggtgaaagaaagagaattagtataaaatatttgcAATTAATTATATGCCACTTCCATCCATCACAGACTAAAGACAACCTTAGTAACATCATGAAAAAGACAAACTTAATCAAAAATAATCTCATGCTGTGTAATAAAACTATATATGATGAGTTGAAAAAGCTTGCCTGAAGTTCCATCATAGCCTGATACTTTTGCAAGGGAACCTGATACTGTCGGATATTGTTTATCAACTGCTTCCCCTGTAAACAGTAGTAGAAAGAAGTGATCAAAACTAAAGGGAAGGgccaaaaaggaaaaagtaaaaaaaaaaaatgaaagaaaatagccaaataaaagataataggtAAAAATCATAGATCAAACCTGAAGTTGCTGGGAGGTAATTGTTGGAGGTAGTAGTCCACGCAAATAGTGTGCATCCCTCTCTTTCTCAGTGAAAGCAAGCCCTTTGTTGTATTGTGGATCTCTAAGCAAACAATACCCACTGCAGCACAAACTCTTATAGAAACTCAGACACAGTTTCAGCTAActaaaaaatgatcaaatattaACTAATCATTACCATTCCTATATGATATATTATCCTGAGTAAATGTCTCCATAAAAACTtcaaaagaagaaattcaaaCGACTTAATTCTTCTTTcgtaagctaaaatcaacttatacatTTAACTTTTGTAGAAGCTCGCTCATGTAACTTCCTATGTTATACATGGAAGTTTTGAGTAGAGACGGTcagaaattttattaaagtcAACAAGTTCAACTTCTGCTAATTAACCACTTCTTTAAACAATCTCATAGTCTAGTCTAATCTCGTGTATAACTGATTGAAGTTGTGAGAAGCTCAGAAAAACTGATAAAGAATGCAAATTATGAAACCTGGCAACTGAGAAATTCCATGGGGTGACAAGTTGGTCTTCAGTAGCATGATCTTCACCGTAGACATCTTCGACGCCGCCGCTGACGGTGGATCTTGGACTCAGATCAAGCACTGATTCACCATCTCTCAGGGCCTTAAGTGTGCTCTCCATTCAACTCACCACTGTAACACTGTAACGTAACTAAGTGATATGATTGGAGAGTTGTGAAGtgctaaaaaacaaaaatgccaATGATCCacaacaccaccaccaccactcttATTTATTGACGTGATGACTTgcaatacaataaaataaagagactCAAGGGAAGAAAAATAATCTAATGGTTTCGTCgttttctatttggaaagtgaAACCATGTGATGAAATGAGTGTGCACTGTGCACCACTTCTACTAAAGTAATAATACTTTCAATGCTTATGAGTTGCTAGATAGATATACAAGTGTATAATAAGAGGACGTTATTAACGTTAAAGGAGTGGTTAATtccaaaaaacaaagataatatGATATAAATCGAAAACATGTAGCAGAGGAAGTGTGCTTTAGACTGGCCACGTTCTGTGTTGGGGAAAATGGTCGTGAGTATAACAGCATATGAAAAATACGAATTGTTTTTGTGGAAAAAAACACGTTCTATGTTAGTATTTTACACGAATTGTTTCATATGATAAACAGTTAAATATCAtggactttttttaaaaaaacaaagtaaactgaattttatcattaaaccaAGAAGCCACAACCAGACCACAAATAAACACCATGAAGTTAACCAGGCTTGTCACCTAATTGTTAGAAGAGAAATTATGTACGCACTAACAAACGACAAAGAGAGTTAGAAATGGAGACTTTGTAgtgtaattatttttgtcatcacACCTGACTAATACTACTTCTGTAAGAAATGAGTGATAATGAttactttattatttgtttcttatcATAAGAATTGGATGTAATGCTAATTATGAAGTATTCGTAACATTTTGGCAAAAGTTAATTCGCATTAAAATATATTCCTAGTGTCCAAGTGATGATAACTTTGATACAAAAATTCAAGAATTAAAAGCTATAACTAACAATTTGTCAACAAAATGTGTTAAAGTGTCTCTGAATTacaattgaaaaattgaaattaattttgtaaacttAACTCTAGTTAAAAGAGTTAAAAGTAGGTCTAGTGTACTTGAtttacatttgatttttttattttcaatggaAAAGTAATAAGAAGATAATTTCGAGGTAAACTCTAGTTTGATTGAAGTCACGCCCAATTCAACTGAACAAATAATTTGTTAAGTAAGCAAGTATAAATTTTCATGCAagataaatctcaatttaaatattcaaacgTCAAACTAAACACATTTTAAGTGATTTGATATAATTCATCTTAATGGATTGATAAATGTGAATGTCAAAATTAAGCatgaaaaaagtattaaaatgcAAATATGAAGgtgaaattctaaattaaatagAAATGAGCAAGTTGTaatatagaaaacaaaaattcacaaaattgaataatttatagttttgagTTAGAGGGAGttgtaataaaaagaaaacctCAATTGTCACATTAAAATCAAGAATAGGTAAAAAGTTTGTTGTAAGAGTGTAGAAAAACTCAATGCTTTAATCTAtataaacaaatgaatttaagttTCTCCTTTTAAGTCTTCTTGCTATTAGTGTTACACTTAATTTATTGGTTATCCTATtatttgaagaagttttggcaaataaaattaggatatttatttgagtaaaaaaaataggacTCATTTGGTGATTATGTATAAGATAACATGCgtataagataaaaataggGTATAATAAGAATATAAGTTAATCTTATTTGATATTTAGTACGCACTAAATAACGGATAtgctcaaatttaaaaaatattatttcattaaattacctataattttctaaaaataaaattttaattttttattacaaatttaatttttttaataaactatgaaatttttttagaaaataattttaactaaactatacaaaaaatatattttatttatgtagttacttttttataattataaacaaattatataatgtttttaaaatagtcaaatgtttaactttgaaaaatatttgaataataatcatttaatttaaatttatgggtcaaaattattattatgattattatatatataagatagtatgataattaaaaaatataatatatattctataaattaatatattattgactaatatatatatatatatatatatatatatatataaaaaaaattaatttattatcatatataGACTGAGAGAAATTTTTACCCTACCTACCAATTATAACTTAACTTTCCTTGAAAATAAGACATGCACTAGAATAAAATAGGATAGGACAAGCCATAACATAACACTATCATATCTCATTGATGTAATAAATAACGAATTATAATACAATAGGATAACTATCCTGACCACCAAATACTCGTAagatatttattgaataaagtattattttgatataaaaaaatttaatttgattgattaaataaaatgcatgaattattataaactttttaatattatctttcatttttacgaaataaaaaacaattgttgtaattgataaaattgtaatgtatttataataatttatgattagagGTATTAAATTGCCTTAGTTAGACAAGAAAACGGATGCCAAGGCGGCATTTTAGTCAGAACACGCGCTTTCCAAGTGTTATTAAATGGTGATGTCTTTTTCAACCAAAGcatagaaacaaaacaaaaatgaaatgtacactaaaaaaatacaaaaaaagatgCAATCATGTCTGCTGAATAAATGTGAATATTTTTCTTGTAAGAAAGAATATCCAccaaagaaaactaaaaatatcagGACTTTTATTACAACTAATAtcatttacttttattaatCCAAACGTAATTTTCATTTAGTgccttacttttttaatttaaagagaCTGACTCtgaaactaaattattttaggCTAACTGAAAAATATTAGATgaatatatcaattaaaaaagtgGCATATGTTTATATCgtaataaagagaaaaatatatagacTACATGACTTGATGATTTTTTCTTAACGTAAATATAACTAGTTGagaataagaaattaatttctcAATATGCGACAATCTACCTATATAATTGACAGCTtgacatctattttttttttgatacacatgagaataaaaaaggacttaattgttaatatatatatatatatatatatatatatatatatatatatatatatatatgaataagctCGTAGATCAAATTAATGTGATTTTCTGTCAATATTATAATTTGCCCTTTTTTGGTacaaaggattttttttcatgatCATCATCTGGCTCATGAGTCACCTTATCTTATCATCACCGTCACAATAGATAGAAAGATAGACAATAATTATGCAGGTTGTCCCATGCATTGACTTTAAAGTAATGTCACgccctttcttttatttgatttttctttcgaCAACACCAATAATTCGATGCAAAACTCATTGGATCAATTCACTTTTAATAAAAGCAATACTTAAttagaatatttataaaatataaaaagtaagacaaaaaaaaatagtaataaagtCCCTAACTAAACTAGCGACGAAGGACTAAAATTAGACTAGTGATTAGTGAAGagtttgaaaatgaattttacttAACGCTAAAATGAACCCGTttattcaaactaaaaaaaattttaaaaaaaaacttttttaagaaAGTACTTGTTTAAGAGAtagatagattttttttaaaagtgaaaatttatttttttaactaaaatagtttaaacaaataattttttaacaaataaatttaaacaatcgataatatgtttaaaaaagtTGCGGGAACTGTGAAGAAAAGAAAGTCAAATAGCATGTTAATCTTACTCGTGAGAACCGTGACCTTTTACCATTATTAATTTTGCTCCACGTAACATTATGAATTTATGCTTTGAGTATTCGAGAGGCATAACCCAGGTCTATCTCAACCCTGATCACTGAAGGTTATAATGTTAATCAAGAAATACAACGATTAATAGAATGGAGAAACTAGTATTTATTCATGCCATTACGTTacataccttcctcaaacgaaAAAACAACACTAATGAAAAAAATCACACACAACACATAGCTTGCAACTTATCATAAGAATGTTATTTACAGTGCAATGCTATTTTAACAATACATTctcataaaacattttttttttcttatttcttttcgaCACATCACCCATCTTATTTTACActagtcttttatttttattcatttctttGTTATGTGAAATGTGTTGTGAGAATGTTGTTAAAATATCACTACTCTTAACCCCCAAAGAGAATTCTTACTACTGGCAGGTACATCAATACCAAAAGAAACTCCACCCGAGCAACAAAATCATCATTCACAAACCTACAATTCTTTAGATTCAACTATTTCAATGCCCTCCAGTTTTCTATCTCAAACACTTTAATCCCTGTACAAGCCACAGGTTCAAATGCCTCTTATAACATCTCTTTAAAGCCTCAACAATACATTCTCCAGAAACACCCTCACAACCGATTAAGTCAAGAAGCTGTAAACTGGCGCAAATGGAAACACTACATTGCTCATACCATTCATCATATATTCTCATAACTATCTATAGTTTTCAAAGACCCTCACTTCTCACATATAGTTATCAAACAACATCAATTGGGAAAGATGGAATTTAACAAAGTAAAATGAACTACACTACTTTCCATTTCTTGACTATCCACAACATTAAAAGTGTAAGGTTAGACCTCTACTCCTTTATATGCAAGAAAAACAATTATAGTAtagtttaaaagaaatattttcatCAGTTTAAAAGTGTATCTTAATGACTGGTATGAACTCGCATAACTCAGAACTATTGCTGCTTGATAAGTATCCAAGATAATTATCATCAACTCATTTAGTTAGTTTGAATCTATgcagaaattagaaaaaaaagcaCCAAATAGTTGAGTTTTATTTCATGTAGGCTGCCACATCAGGCTGATATATTCAGTTCAATAAAAATGCACACGAGAAAAGAATGAAACAACCACCAAACAGTAATATGAATAACCTCCAGTCTtcagaatgaaaatgaaaaacagtGTATTAATCTCACCATAGGGTGAAATGAGATATCCAAGTATCAATaccataaaagaaattaataggaAATACTCAAGGAACCCACTGTTTCCTTGCCGAAGCCTAAAGCCGAATTTCTTAATGACTAATTAACAACCTCCCCTTGACTCCTCAATCTCTCTAAAACAGAAACGTCTCTCCCCCACCATCATGGGTTCCCCAAACCTTGCCCACTCATCATAACAGAATCCTCTCTTGCTTCCTTGCCCAAGCCTAATGCCAAATTTCCTAACCACTAATTGAACGTACTTTTAATAACACAATCCTCTCTAATCTCTACCCCTGGATTCTTTGCCACGTGTCGCACCTTTTCCCCTCCTAGAATACACTTTTAACCCCCTTAGTTTCATAGTTCACCTGCTGAACCGGTAATAGTTCTTTGTCCAAGAAATTATTGGACTCAAGGGTCTCATCAAACTGCTACAGCAGATCAAACCGCTGGTGTATTGTTTAACCATATTTTGGTTATCTATAATATAAACAGAAATAACAAGTGGAAATAATGACTGCCAGAGAAAACAAATGCAGTTGTCTACAACAGCAATTTCAGCTCTAAACCAAGTACCGAATATCACTAAACCATGAAAGAAATATTGTGTTCTAACTATCAATGTAATGAGTGCCGCATGCAAATCCCAAAATGCATTAATGTGCTATGACAGCCTTAACAGATGCTGGATCACAACAAGATGTACATATTTTCAAAGCATGGTTATCATGAGTTGCTAAATAGTAAATACTGTCtctaatcaattaatcaaagcATGGAAACCACACATTGAAAGTTTCAAATCTTTGTATATCAACATGTGAGATGGAAAGAAAAAGCTTCCACAAGTCCAAAGCTTCCAAAACCAGAGCAAATACGCCCCCAATAGACAAGGATCTACTTTAAACAATACATTTCattcaatatataatttactGGAAAGAGATTGTTGTAACATCCATAAGCAGTTTTAACAGAATTGAA of Glycine soja cultivar W05 chromosome 1, ASM419377v2, whole genome shotgun sequence contains these proteins:
- the LOC114407760 gene encoding NADP-dependent malic enzyme-like, yielding MESTLKALRDGESVLDLSPRSTVSGGVEDVYGEDHATEDQLVTPWNFSVASGYCLLRDPQYNKGLAFTEKERDAHYLRGLLPPTITSQQLQGKQLINNIRQYQVPLQKYQAMMELQETNERLFYKLLIDNVEELLPIVYTPVVGEACQKYGSIFKRPQGLFISLKEKGKILEVLKNWPEKSIQVIVVTDGERILGLGDLGCQGMGIPVGKLALYTALGGVRPSACLPITIDVGTNNEKLLNDEFYIGLRQKRATGQEYSELLHEFMTAVKQNYGEKVLVQFEDFANHNAFELLAKYGTTHLVFNDDIQGTASVVLAGVVAALKLIGGTLADHTFLFLGAGEAGTGIAELIALEMSKQTKTPIEETRKKIWLVDSKGLIVGSRKASLQHFKQPWAHEHEPVGSLLEAVKVIKPTVLIGSSGVGKTFTKEVIEAVTSINEKPLVLALSNPTSQSECTAEEAYQWSEGRAIFASGSPFDPVEYKGKVYYSGQANNAYIFPGFGLGLVISGAIRVHDDMLLAASEALAKLVSNENYEKGLIYPPFSNIREISANIAASVAGKAYELGLATRLPRPQNLVKYAESCMYSPVYRNYR